The Fervidobacterium pennivorans DNA segment ACTTCGTTGAACGTTGTCGAAGTATAGGCATAAATGTCCCAATAATTCCAGGAGTGAAACCTGTAGTAAGCAAAAGTTCAGTGTTTAACATTCCAAAGAAATTTTTTGTGACCATACCTCAAAGGTTTGTTGAGGCAATCGATAATGCGAAGACAAAGGAAGAAGAGTTTAAAGTAGGAATACGTTTTACAGTCGAGCTTGTTGAAAAGCTTATCGAATACAGTGCTCCAGGTATACACATTTTTACAATGGGGCGTGGAGAGGAGAGCTGTGAAGTAATTAAGCATACTCAAAGCATACTCAAATGAGAATGAGAAATTTTGAGAACTATCGATTGAATGAGTAAAAGTTCACTCTTGCTGTGCTTAATATGAGACAGAAAATCACAGGATGAATTCGATTGGTAAAACAATTTGTGATAGAATATTTTCAACACGTGGTTGAACAGCTGTTGATTAATGCAAGGGTGGGATGTGAATTGGCTGAGTTCGAAAAGCTTGGTAGACTTTCAAAGATTAGGCAAATAATTCGTAATGTTTTTTTTGACAACGTGAAGCTCTCTTACGGGTGCACAGAACCTGTTGCTGTTGGGTTATCTGTCGCCGTGGGGAAAGATTATCTGAAGGGTGAACTGGAAAGGTTAGAAATAGTAATGGATAGAAACACTTACAAAAACGGTTTGGAAGTTGGTATTCCAGGAACTCATCTACACGGCTTTGAAATTGCAGCGATGCTGGCTTATTTAGTAGGTGATTCCAAACTTGGGCTCGAGGTCTTTAAAAACGTGACAACCGAAGTGATTTCTAAAGCGTATGAGATGAAGGATAAGGTTACTGTGAAATACGAAAACGATATGCGCTTGCACATAAAAACAAAGCTTGTGGGAGAGAACGAGGTAATTGTTGAGATAACAGATTCTCATGATAATGTTACTAGAATCGTTGTGGATGGAGATGAGATACTGAATGTACAATCGAGTGTGAATTTCAAAAAAGAAACAGCACGAAGTATCACACTGAACGAGATATTTGATTATGTGCAAAATCCTGAAGAAGATGTCTTAGAGATTGTTAGACAAGCTATCCAATACAATGTCGAGATTTCAAGAATAGGTTTGGATACACAGGGAAATTTTGGAAGAATACTTGAAGGTATACCACGGTACGTTGCTGCTGGTGTTGACCAAAGAATGAGTGGAGCATTATTACCTGTGATGACTGTTGCTGGCAGTGGAAACCAGGGGATTTCTTGTATAGTCCCTGTAGCAGTTGTTGCGGATGAACTTGGTGTATCGCAAGATAAGAAAGAAAAAGCAATTTTGCTTAGTATACTTGTTACCATTTACATAAAAGCTTACACAGGGATGTTAACCCCAATATGTGGAGCTGGTAGCATAGCTTCGGCAGGTGCGGCAGCTGGTATTGTGTATCTGAAGGATGGAACAGTCGAGCAAATCAAGAACTCCATCAACAACGTACTTGCTACATTGTTTGGTATGACGTGCGATGGTGCAAAGAGAAGTTGCGCGCTAAAAGCAAGTATAGGTACTCAGATGGCATTGAACTCAGTCAAGTTGTCTTTGAACGATACAAACATACCTTGCGGAAACGGATTTGCCGCAAAAGATGTGGAAGAAACTATAAGGAGATTGGAACTTCTGACCAATTCTCTTAGAAACTTTGATGAGGATGTTATAAATTTTATAGGACATTGCTAGTAGCTTTTAGCTTTTAAACCTCTCTTCAAATAGCTTTTCCACAAGTTTTATATACTCAGAAATCTTTTCAACATGTTCCAGATAATTAAATTCAGAGTTTCTATCACGCGCAGCATATTCGATATCTTTTGCCAGTTCACCTATTTCTTCAAAACCTAGTGAACGTGCGGAACCTTTGATGCTATGGGCTTCTTGCCGTATTGTTTCAAAATCTCCCGTTGATAGTGCCATAATTATATTGTTTAGTGAGCCTTTCGAGGAGGTAAGAAATGTCTCAAGCAGTTCTTTCTCGAATTCCGGTGTCAGGTCGTATTCTTTTTCGGCTTTTTCAAGTTCTTCCCTTAGTTTGGATATATCGTCTGCAATATCTTCAGCTTGTTCTTTTTCATCAGGTTTAGCTTTTCTTTTTGTCGTTTCAAAAATTGATGATTCAACACTTTTTACAGTTTCTGGTTTTTCAGTTAAGTGACTACAGTACGTCTCAAGAATGCGAGCTATTTCTTCAACTTTTATAGGTTTGACAACGTAATCGTTCATCCCGGATGCCAAAACCTCATCTTTGATGTTTTTCATAGCGTGTGCAGTTAAGGCTACTATCGGAACATCCAGATTGAACTGCCTTATCTTTTTGGTGGCTTCTATTCCATCCATTTCTGGCATGATTATGTCCATGAAGATTAAATCATAGTTGTTCTTTAGAGCTTTTTCTACAGCCTCCTTCCCATTAGATGCAAATTCAGGTTCTATTCCGAATTTTTTGAGTATCTCTGAAATGAGCAGTCTGTTTACTTCGTAGTCTTCAGCAACCAAAACCTTCGCTTTATACTTTTTTATTTCAGAAGTTTTCTTCGTATCTTTTGTTGTTTTGGCTACACACTTTTTCAGTTTAAGAGTGAAGTAGAACTTGCTTCCTTTACCTTCTTTGCTTTCAACATTGATTTTTGAGCCCATAAGTTCCACTAGTTGTTTACTAATTGACAATCCAAGTCCGGTTCCTCCGTATTTTCTGGTTATTGAAACATCAGACTGCTCAAATGGTTCAAATATTTTTTCAATCTTTTCCTTGGGAATCCCTATCCCAGTATCCTTTACTGAGAAGCTTATATATTGATATTCCTCGTCTTCCCCTACCTTTTCGATACGAACAGACACTAGCCCACCTGCAGGCGTAAACTTGATTGCGTTGTTGATTAAATTGAACAACACCTGCTGGAGCCTGACAGGATCAAAAACTAAGCAATCTGCAATATTGTCGTCGATAAAAATATTATAGTCCAGGTTTTTCTCTCTTGCTTTTGCTTCATACAACATGAGTGAGCTTTGAAGTTCGGCTTTTAGGTTAGATTCAACAAGCTCAAGTTGTAGTCTACCACTCTCGATTTTTGCTAAGTCTAGTATATCATTTATAACTCCAAGCAAGACCTCCGTAGATTTTAGTATAGTTGATAGACATTTCCTTTGTTTCTCGTCTAAGTTTGTTTCAGCAAGCAAGTTGGCAAAACCTACAATACCGTTCAAAGGTGTTCTAATTTCATGACTCATGTTCGCCAAGAAGTTACTTTTCGCTATGCTTGCCTCTTCTGCTAATTTCCTTGCTAATATCAGCTCCTGTTCGTATCGTTTCTTTGCCTCAACGTTTGCGATTAATGAAGCTAAGAGCTTGAATATATTTTTCTCAATAGGATGCCAATCCTTATGTTCTTTAGATGCTGCACTTATAAAACCCGATACTTTGTTTTCTAATATTATTGGAGTGATAAGTGCAGCATAGTGTTCTCCGAGTATTCTTATTATCTCTTCGTTTTTTGTTTTTTCTTTTGTAATTACAAACTGTTTTCCTTGCATTAGATTTTCTAACTCTGGACCTTTTACTTTTTCTACATCGAAAGTGATTGTAGAGGTTTCATTTGGATTTTCAGAATAAACCCAAGAACTAATAGATGCAAAAGTTCCCACGTCTTTGATAAACCTGTAAACCCTTAGCCTTGAAATATTTAGCTCTTTGGCAACAAGTTCAACGGCTTTTGAAATCTCTTCATCAAGCTTTTCGATAGGAAGGTTTATGAAGTTTATAGCTAAGTTTATGATAATTTGCTGATACTTTGCAAGCTTTCTAATGACTTCCTGTGCAATTTTTTGTTTGGTGATATCTTTTTGAATAGAAAGTATACCTCTTTTCCCATTGGGTAAAGTGATGCTCGTTTCGTAGAGCTCAAGATACCTAATTTCTCCGTGCTTTCCTACGTTTCTTACTGTATGCACCAAAGTCTTTCCAGAAAGTATCTCTTGGATGTTCTTTTTAACCATTTCGACATCTTCTTTTGGTGCGAGAATTCTGACATTTTTACCTATCAGTTCTTCTTTGGTTCTTCCGTTTATTTTGCAAAATTCGGGGTTCACGTCGATGATGTTACCTTCTTCATCTTCGATAAGTATCCCAACGGGAGCAAATTCGAACAGAGTTTTGTAACGTTCATTTTCTAACATTCTTTCTTGTTCTGAGAGTTTTACATCGGTTATGTCGTGGAAGAATACAACCTTTCCTTTTTCATTACCTTTTTTATCTCTCAATGGATTAGCCCATACCTCAAAATAACGTCCAAACCTTTTGACCACGCCTTCGCCGTGTTTTATGACTTCCAAGCATTCTTCGCTAAGGATGTTCCTGGCTGGTTGGTATAAAATATCACTTTTTCCAACTAGGTTCTTGATAAAGTTTTCGAACGTTTTGTTAGCGCTGATTATATAACCATCCTTGTCGAGAACAACTATCAAATCTTTGGATGATTCGTAAACAATATTTTTTATCTCGGACTCTAAATCAAATCCGTGTAACTTTTGTGCTTCGAATAGTATAATGATTATACTTATCATCAACCCGAAAGGTAGCAAATCGACAGGTAGGTTGAACAAGATATAAACAGCACTTGCAGTAACAGGTATCATAACTGCAGCAAATAAGTGGATTATTGTAGCTTTCCGAAAAACTGTT contains these protein-coding regions:
- a CDS encoding L-cysteine desulfidase family protein, whose product is MIRNVFFDNVKLSYGCTEPVAVGLSVAVGKDYLKGELERLEIVMDRNTYKNGLEVGIPGTHLHGFEIAAMLAYLVGDSKLGLEVFKNVTTEVISKAYEMKDKVTVKYENDMRLHIKTKLVGENEVIVEITDSHDNVTRIVVDGDEILNVQSSVNFKKETARSITLNEIFDYVQNPEEDVLEIVRQAIQYNVEISRIGLDTQGNFGRILEGIPRYVAAGVDQRMSGALLPVMTVAGSGNQGISCIVPVAVVADELGVSQDKKEKAILLSILVTIYIKAYTGMLTPICGAGSIASAGAAAGIVYLKDGTVEQIKNSINNVLATLFGMTCDGAKRSCALKASIGTQMALNSVKLSLNDTNIPCGNGFAAKDVEETIRRLELLTNSLRNFDEDVINFIGHC
- a CDS encoding ATP-binding protein, encoding MPKISIVFVFLLLYNSIISLQAIAVFLRYRNKPISIIGAITSFAVGFYSFGYAMELLNLLSGNISHAFSWYKAQYFAIPYIPVLWYFFVSTFSGRKITKKEITILFILPVLTTIFVWTNELHNFFLKGYVVEGNYILRGPFYYLQIFYSYTISFLGYYMLLKMVNRYKTVFRKATIIHLFAAVMIPVTASAVYILFNLPVDLLPFGLMISIIIILFEAQKLHGFDLESEIKNIVYESSKDLIVVLDKDGYIISANKTFENFIKNLVGKSDILYQPARNILSEECLEVIKHGEGVVKRFGRYFEVWANPLRDKKGNEKGKVVFFHDITDVKLSEQERMLENERYKTLFEFAPVGILIEDEEGNIIDVNPEFCKINGRTKEELIGKNVRILAPKEDVEMVKKNIQEILSGKTLVHTVRNVGKHGEIRYLELYETSITLPNGKRGILSIQKDITKQKIAQEVIRKLAKYQQIIINLAINFINLPIEKLDEEISKAVELVAKELNISRLRVYRFIKDVGTFASISSWVYSENPNETSTITFDVEKVKGPELENLMQGKQFVITKEKTKNEEIIRILGEHYAALITPIILENKVSGFISAASKEHKDWHPIEKNIFKLLASLIANVEAKKRYEQELILARKLAEEASIAKSNFLANMSHEIRTPLNGIVGFANLLAETNLDEKQRKCLSTILKSTEVLLGVINDILDLAKIESGRLQLELVESNLKAELQSSLMLYEAKAREKNLDYNIFIDDNIADCLVFDPVRLQQVLFNLINNAIKFTPAGGLVSVRIEKVGEDEEYQYISFSVKDTGIGIPKEKIEKIFEPFEQSDVSITRKYGGTGLGLSISKQLVELMGSKINVESKEGKGSKFYFTLKLKKCVAKTTKDTKKTSEIKKYKAKVLVAEDYEVNRLLISEILKKFGIEPEFASNGKEAVEKALKNNYDLIFMDIIMPEMDGIEATKKIRQFNLDVPIVALTAHAMKNIKDEVLASGMNDYVVKPIKVEEIARILETYCSHLTEKPETVKSVESSIFETTKRKAKPDEKEQAEDIADDISKLREELEKAEKEYDLTPEFEKELLETFLTSSKGSLNNIIMALSTGDFETIRQEAHSIKGSARSLGFEEIGELAKDIEYAARDRNSEFNYLEHVEKISEYIKLVEKLFEERFKS